In Natronococcus sp. AD-5, the genomic window TCGGCCGTGCGGGCGTCGAACCCGACGACACGATCGTGGCCTACGACGACACGCACGGCGTCTTCGCGGCCCGATTTTTCGTCACCGCGCGGGCGTACGGTCACGCGGACGTCCGACTGCTCGACGGCGACTTCAGCGCCTGGAGCCGCGAGCACGAGACCTCGAGCGACGAGCCGGCCGTCGAGCGGACCGACTACGCGGCCGAGCCGTTCTCCTTCGCCGAGAGTCCGCTCGTGGACCGGGCCGCCGTCGAGGATGCACTCGAGCGCGACGCCGTGCTGGTCGACACCAGAGATCCCGAGGAGTTCGCGGACGCTCACCTTCCCGGCGCGGTCCGGTTCGACTGGCGTGCAGTCGTCGACGACGAGACGCGCCGGCTGAAACCCGCGGCCGAACTCGAGTCGCTGCTCGCCGACCGCGGCGTCACTCGCGACCGCGAGGTCGTCCTCTACTGTAACACCGCCAGGCGGATCAGCCACACCTACGTGGTGCTCCGGGCGCTCGGCTACGACGACGTGGCCTTCTACGAGGGCAGTCTCACGGAGTGGCTCGCGAACGACGGCGAGGTCGAGACCGGAACGGCGACGCCGCCCGCCGAACTCGAGTGAGGGCCGGCCGGCTGCGGCCGTTCAGTCGTCGTTTACGCCCCGCCAGTCCGGCGCCGTCGAGTACGGATTCGAGGAGAGGTCGTCGAACGCCGCGTAGACGACCTCCGAGAGCGCCGGGTGAACGTGGACGGGGTTCGCGACGTCGTCGACGGTCCCGCCGCCGCTGTCCATCGCGACGACGACCTCCTGGATCAGGACCGACGCCTGCGGCCCGACGACGTGACAGCCGAGGATTTCGCCGTCCGGCGCCGCGAGCACCTTGACGAACCCCTCGTCGGCCTCGAGGATCAAGCCGAGCGGCGCGGCGTCGTAGCTCACGCGCGTCGACTCGTACTCCCGGCCGGCGTCCTCGAGTTCCGCCTCCGTTCGGCCGACGCTCGCGACCTGCGGCGCGGTGAAGATCGCGTGGGGCATCGCCTCGTAGTCGACGGCCCGCTTGACCGTCTCGAGCACGTTCGTCGTAACGATCCGGGCCTCGTAGTCGGCCGCGTGCTTGTACGGCTCGTCGCCGACGACGTCGCCGAGCGCCCAGATATCGTCGACGCTCGTCTCGAGGCAGTCGTCGGTCTCGACGTACCCCTTCTCGTCCGTCTCGATCCCGGCGGTCTCGACCTCGAGCGCGTCCGTGTTCGGCCGCCGCCCGGCCGCGACCAGGAGGTCGTCGGCCGCGAGTTCGACCGCGTCACCGTCCGCGCCGTCGCCGTCGGCCGGCTCCGCGGTGACGGCAATTCGGTCGCCTTCCACCTCCTCGACCGCCGCCGCCTCGTAGCCGGTGTACAGCTCGCAGTGTCGCTCGAGGCCGCCTGTCACCGCGGCGCTGACGTCGTCGTCCTCCCGCGGGACGAGCCGGTCGCTCCGGCCGACGATCGAGACGTCCGCGCCGAGCGCGCCGAAGAAGTAGCCCAGTTCGGCCGCGATGTAGCCGCCGCCGACGATCACGAGTTCGTCCGGCCGCTCGTCGAGAAAGAGCGCGTCGTCGCTGGTGAGAAAGTCGACGTCCTCGAGGCCGTCGACCGGCGGCGTCGTCGGACGGCCGCCGACCGCGATGACGATCGTTTCGCTTCGGATCTGCCGGGTTTCGTCGTCGGCGGGATCGACCTCGAGCGTGCGCTCGTCGACGAACCGTCCCTCGCCGCGGTAGAGGGTAACGCGCTCGTCGTCCTCGAGCGATTCCTCCTGTCGGTCGGCCTTCTCGTAGACCGTCTCGCGGATCGACGACGTGATCTCGGCGTAGGAGACGCCCTCGAGGTCGGCCTGTACGCCGAACCCCTCCGCGCGGCGGATCTCGTCGACGACGTCGGCCCGGTGGATGAGCGCCTTCGAGGGGACGCAGCCCCTGGTGATACAGGCGCCGCCGAGCGGTCCGGGTTCGATCACGGCCGCCTCGAGACCCTCGTCGGCCGCCGCGGTGGCTACCTGGCTTCCCGACCCGCCGCCGATCACGACGATGTCGAATTCGTCCATCGTCCGTACAACGGCGAATACGACCGTAAAACGGCGGGGTGCGTGTGAAACGGGCGTCGAAAAGGCGAACGTGATCGGGCGCCGCTACAGCCAGTCGTCGCCGGTGTCGTCCGACTGGCCGTCGGTGTAGGTGTCGACGGCCTCGGCGAGGTTCGCGATCGCTTCCTCCTCGGAGGGTCCCTGGCTCGAGACGCCCGTCACCTCGTCGTCGGCGATGTACAGCCCGTTCTCGACGCGGACGGTGACGTCGGCGTCCTCGAGGGCGGGGTACTCGCTCGTGTCGATCTCCGGATCGGTGGGCATACGATATCGTTGTCGGCGGAGGGGTGAAATACGCTCCGACACCACGGGATCGATCGTAATTCGCGCCCGAACTCGGCTGAAGCGGGTGTT contains:
- a CDS encoding sulfurtransferase, encoding MDESVVVSPDWLATRLEDPNVRVVDVRDAWEYGGIGHVPGAVNVPFDSYRDETADDPGTLPGATAFGDLLGRAGVEPDDTIVAYDDTHGVFAARFFVTARAYGHADVRLLDGDFSAWSREHETSSDEPAVERTDYAAEPFSFAESPLVDRAAVEDALERDAVLVDTRDPEEFADAHLPGAVRFDWRAVVDDETRRLKPAAELESLLADRGVTRDREVVLYCNTARRISHTYVVLRALGYDDVAFYEGSLTEWLANDGEVETGTATPPAELE
- a CDS encoding dihydrolipoyl dehydrogenase codes for the protein MDEFDIVVIGGGSGSQVATAAADEGLEAAVIEPGPLGGACITRGCVPSKALIHRADVVDEIRRAEGFGVQADLEGVSYAEITSSIRETVYEKADRQEESLEDDERVTLYRGEGRFVDERTLEVDPADDETRQIRSETIVIAVGGRPTTPPVDGLEDVDFLTSDDALFLDERPDELVIVGGGYIAAELGYFFGALGADVSIVGRSDRLVPREDDDVSAAVTGGLERHCELYTGYEAAAVEEVEGDRIAVTAEPADGDGADGDAVELAADDLLVAAGRRPNTDALEVETAGIETDEKGYVETDDCLETSVDDIWALGDVVGDEPYKHAADYEARIVTTNVLETVKRAVDYEAMPHAIFTAPQVASVGRTEAELEDAGREYESTRVSYDAAPLGLILEADEGFVKVLAAPDGEILGCHVVGPQASVLIQEVVVAMDSGGGTVDDVANPVHVHPALSEVVYAAFDDLSSNPYSTAPDWRGVNDD
- a CDS encoding type II toxin-antitoxin system HicB family antitoxin; the protein is MPTDPEIDTSEYPALEDADVTVRVENGLYIADDEVTGVSSQGPSEEEAIANLAEAVDTYTDGQSDDTGDDWL